From Oryza brachyantha chromosome 9, ObraRS2, whole genome shotgun sequence, a single genomic window includes:
- the LOC102699432 gene encoding GTPase-activating protein gyp1 gives MSGGGGGGGGGGGGSPNNTEWRFNQTLRNVQGMLKGRSFPGKVLLTRRSEPLSPPEYSPRFENDHDEYEQNEGLQEGKGQASGNTTDNISAKKSNPPSTSSTNSLPDAQGLVSGARATDSTRMAKFTNELSRPAVILDKLRELSWSGVPPYMRPNVWRLLLGYAPPNADRREGVLTRKRLEYVECVSQYYDIPDTERSDEEINMLRQIAVDCPRTVPDVTFFQHPQIQKSLERILYTWAIRHPASGYVQGINDLLTPFLVVFLSEHLEGNMDTWSMEKLSPQDVSNIEADCYWCLSKFLDGMQDHYTFAQPGIQRLIFRLKELVHRIDEPVSKHIEEQGLDFLQFAFRWFNCLLIREIPFHLVTRLWDTYLAEGDYLPDFLVYISASFLLTWSDKLKKLDFQEMVMFLQHLPTRNWAHHELEMVLSRAYMWHTMFKSSPSHLVS, from the exons atgagcggtggcggcggcggcggagggggaggaggaggaggaagccccAACAACACGGAATGGCGCTTCAACCAGACGCTCCGCAACGTGCAAGG AATGCTCAAAGGACGGAGCTTTCCTGGGAAGGTTCTGCTAACCCGAAGATCGGAACCTCTTTCACCTCCTGAATACTCCCCGCGCTTTGAGAATGATCATGATGAATATGAACAAAACGAAGGCTTGCAAGAA GGAAAAGGGCAAGCATCCGGGAACACAACTGATAACATCAGTGCAAAGAAATCAAATCCACCATCGACAAGTAGCACCAATTCATTACCAGATGCTCAAGGATTAGTTTCTGGGGCTAGAGCTACAGATTCTACACGAATGGCTAAATTCACAAATGAACTGTCTAGGCCAGCTGTTATATTAG ATAAGTTGCGTGAACTGTCTTGGAGTGGTGTTCCACCTTATATGCGACCTAATGTATGGAGACTTCTTTTG GGATATGCACCACCTAATGCGGATAGGCGAGAAGGTGTTCTAACAAGGAAAAGACTCGAGTATGTCGAATGTGTTTCTCAATACTATGATATTCCTGACACTGAACGCTCTGATGAAGAGATTAATATGCTTCGACAG ATTGCTGTTGACTGCCCAAGAACTGTGCCAGATGTTACCTTTTTCCAGCACCCTCAAATTCAGAAATCTCTTGAGCGCATTTTGTATACATG GGCCATCCGTCATCCAGCAAGTGGTTACGTTCAAGGAATAAATGACCTTCTTACACCATTCTTGGTCGTATTCTTATCAGAGCACCTAGAGGGCAACATGGACACCTGGTCCATGGAAAAGCTTTCTCCACAGGATGTTTCTAATATAGAAGCAGACTGTTATTGGTGTCTTTCAAAGTTCCTTGATGGTATGCAAGACCACTACACCTTTGCCCAACCAGGAATTCAGCGCCTTATTTTCAGGTTGAAAGAACTTGTTCATCGTATAGACG AACCTGTCTCAAAGCACATAGAGGAACAAGGGTTGGACTTTCTTCAGTTTGCATTCCGTTGGTTCAATTGTCTTCTGATTCGTGAG ATTCCTTTTCATCTTGTCACACGCTTGTGGGATACCTACCTTGCTGAAGGAGATTATCTACCGGACTTTCTTGTGTACATATCTGCTAGCTTTTTATTAACA TGGTCAGACAAGCTGAAGAAACTTGATTTTCAAGAGATGGTCATGTTCCTTCAGCATCTTCCGACAAGGAACTGGGCGCACCATGAGCTTGAGATGGTACTCTCCAGGGCTTACATGTGGCACACAATGTTCAAAAGTTCACCAAGTCATCTCGTCAGCTAG